In Sphaeramia orbicularis chromosome 12, fSphaOr1.1, whole genome shotgun sequence, the following proteins share a genomic window:
- the usp44 gene encoding ubiquitin carboxyl-terminal hydrolase 44, with protein sequence MDRCKHVGRLRLAPDHSILNPQKWHCMDCNTTESIWACLGCSHVACGRYIEEHALQHFQQQRHPLAMEVNELYVFCYLCDDYVLNDNATGDLKLLRSTLSAIQSQRYEVTTRSGRTLRSASSAPDAIMPSGARELQLRDEDRMFTALWHRRRALMGRVFRFWFGLTECGKKREEEERKREEEEEQKREARERRNALKRQLQEELENAPLRKSRRLRQKSQRVVDAAAVIPASRRARNVTKNVVPSSLTRRPRTRSPATSTPQKAGQTKKVQPTPKLRSRSSATKTKPKTSSVTSRAPPTPVRHKQQSTKQGGSPFRRRPTVTPGVTGLRNLGNTCYMNSILQVLSHLHVFRECFLRLDLTQALELLASAVHGQLSGKASSHSYMVHMKGPQASSGSGVGLSGGASRARSMELIQPKEPSSKHISLCHELHTLFQVMWSGKWALVSPFAMLHSVWQLIPAFRGYAQQDAQEFLCELLDKVQHELESTGKHTTTAGVPQTQKRLIKQVLSVVNTIFHGQLLSQVTCLACDHRSNTVEPFWDLSLEFPERYHSNSSRESAAQASCHLTEMLAKFTETEALEGNIYSCDQCNSARRRTSSKPVILTEAKKQLMVHKLPQVLRLHLKRFRWSGRNDREKIGVHVSFDQLLNMEPYCCLEPSPKGVPCSSPSSPSSAGSPRPKHFIYELSAVVMHHGKGFGSGHYTAYCYNTEGGFWVHCNDSKLNVCSVEEVCRAQAYILFYTQRVTQDKDRPL encoded by the exons ATGGACAGGTGTAAGCATGTGGGGCGGCTGCGGCTGGCCCCAGATCACTCCATTCTTAACCCCCAGAAATGGCACTGCATGGACTGCAACACCACCGAGTCTATATGGGCCTGTCTGGGCTGTTCGCATGTGGCATGTGGACGTTACATCGAGGAACATGCTCTCCAGCACTTCCAGCAGCAACGCCATCCATTGGCAATGGAGGTTAATGAACTTTATGTTTTTTGCTATTTGTGTGATGATTATGTCCTTAATGACAATGCCACAGGAGACCTCAAGCTGCTTCGTAGCACACTTAGTGCCATCCAGAGTCAGCGTTATGAGGTCACCACCCGCAGTGGGCGCACCCTCCGCTCAGCAAGCTCTGCCCCTGACGCCATCATGCCCTCTGGTGCTCGTGAGCTGCAGCTGAGGGATGAGGACAGGATGTTTACTGCCCTCTGGCATCGACGAAGGGCGCTTATGGGACGTGTCTTCAGGTTCTGGTTTGGACTCACTGAATgtggaaagaagagagaagaagaggagaggaagagggaggaagaggaggagcagaaaaGGGAGGCAAGGGAGAGGAGGAACGCTCTTAAGAGGCAATTGCAGGAGGAATTGGAGAATGCCCCTCTCAGGAAGAGTCGTCGCCTACGGCAGAAGAGCCAGAGAGTAGTGGACGCGGCAGCAGTAATACCAGCCTCTCGTAGGGCGCGCAACGTGACAAAAAATGTAGTGCCCTCATCCCTTACGCGCAGGCCAAGGACTCGAAGCCCTGCCACATCGACACCTCAGAAAGCTGGGCAAACAAAAAAAGTTCAACCAACTCCCAAACTCCGCAGCCGTTCCTCTGCCACCAAAACTAAGCCCAAAACATCCTCAGTGACCTCGCGTGCACCCCCAACTCCTGTCCGTCACAAACAGCAGAGTACAAAACAGGGTGGCTCACCCTTCAGACGGCGTCCTACAGTCACTCCTGGAGTGACAGGACTGAGGAATTTGGGCAACACCTGTTATATGAACTCTATCCTTCAAGTGCTCAGCCACTTACATGTGTTCAGGGAGTGCTTTCTGCGCCTGGACCTAACACAGGCACTGGAGCTCCTGGCATCTGCTGTACATGGCCAGTTGTCAGGGAAGGCTTCTTCCCATTCATATATGGTCCACATGAAGGGACCTCAGGCCAGCTCAGGCTCAGGAGTTGGGCTGAGCGGTGGGGCTTCACGGGCCCGCAGCATGGAGCTTATACAACCCAAAGAGCCAAGCTCAAAGCACATCTCTCTTTGCCACGAGCTGCACACCTTGTTCCAGGTTATGTGGTCCGGCAAGTGGGCGCTGGTTTCGCCTTTTGCTATGCTACATTCAGTCTGGCAGCTGATCCCGGCATTCCGGGGCTATGCTCAGCAGGATGCTCAGGAGTTCCTGTGTGAGCTGCTGGACAAGGTACAGCATGAGCTGGAGAGCACTGGCAAGCACACGACCACAGCAGGAGTACCACAGACACAGAAACGACTCATCAAGCAGGTGCTCAGTGTGGTCAACACCATCTTTCATGGCCAACTCCTTAGCCAG GTGACGTGCCTTGCTTGCGACCATCGCTCTAACACTGTGGAGCCATTCTGGGATCTGTCTCTGGAGTTCCCTGAGCGCTATCACAGTAACAGTAGCAGAGAGTCGGCTGCACAGGCTTCCTGCCATCTGACAGAAATGCTAGCCAAGTTCACCGAGACTGAAGCCCTGGAGGGAAACATTTACTCTTGTGACCAGTGTAACT CTGCTCGAAGGCGGACCTCCTCCAAACCAGTCATCCTgactgaagcaaaaaaacaactcatgGTCCACAAACTGCCTCAAGTCTTGCGGCTTCACCTCAAACGCTTCAG GTGGTCTGGGAGGAACGACCGGGAGAAGATTGGAGTCCATGTCAGCTTTGACCAGCTTCTCAACATGGAGCCTTATTGCTGCCTTGAGCCTTCACCTAAAGGTGTGCCCTGCTCCAGCCCCAGCAGCCCCAGCTCTGCAGGCTCACCTCGCCCTAAGCACTTCATCTACGAACTCTCAGCTGTGGTGATGCATCATGGGAAGGGCTTTGGCTCTGGTCACTACACTGCCTACTGCTACAACACAGAAGGGG GCTTTTGGGTTCACTGTAATGACTCTAAGCTGAATGTGTGTTCAGTGGAAGAGGTGTGTCGTGCTCAGGCCTACATCCTCTTCTACACACAGCGTGTAACTCAGGACAAAGACAGGCCACTATAG
- the metap2a gene encoding methionine aminopeptidase 2 — MADVVAEQVADQKPVQDRELNGEAEDREEADPVEETAKKKKKKKKKNKSSTTGPEAEVDGVAEVSKQLEKQAIEDKEKEEDGEEDGDDGENSAGKKKKKKKKKKGPKAQTDPPSVPICDLYPNGVFPIGQECEYPASQDGRSAVWRTTSDEKRVLDKANEEVWNDFRQAAEAHRQVRQHVRSFLKPGMTMIEICERLEDCSRKLIKENKLNAGLAFPTGCSLNHCAAHYTPNAGDTTVLQYDDVCKIDFGTHINGRIIDCAFTVTFNPKYDKLLEAVRDATNTGIKNAGIDVRLCDVGEAIQEVMESYEVELDGKTYQVKPIRNLNGHSIGQYRIHAGKTVPIVKGGEATRMEEGEVYAIETFGSTGKGVVHDDMECSHYMKNFDVGHVPIRLPRAKHLLNVINENFGTLAFCRRWLDRLGESKYLMALKNLCDLGIVDPYPPLCDTKGCYTAQFEHTILLRPTCKEVVSRGDDY, encoded by the exons ATGGCGGACGTGGTTGCGGAGCAGGTAGCAGACCAGAAACCAGTCCAGGACCGGGAGCTGAACGGGGAGGCGGAGGACAGGGAAGAGGCCGACCCGGTTGAGGAGAcagcgaaaaagaagaagaaaaagaagaagaagaataagtcGTCAACCACAG GCCCTGAGGCAGAGGTGGATGGAGTGGCTGAGGTGAGCAAACAGCTGGAAAAACAAGCTATAgaagacaaagagaaagaggaggatggCGAAGAAG ATGGTGATGATGGAGAAAACTCAGcagggaaaaagaagaagaagaaaaagaagaagaaaggac cCAAAGCTCAAACTGATCCCCCATCTGTGCCCATCTGTGATTTATACCCGAATGGAGTGTTCCCCATTGGTCAGGAGTGTGAATACCCTGCCTCACAGGATGG TCGCAGCGCAGTGTGGCGTACGACCAGTGACGAGAAGAGAGTACTGGATAAAGCCAATGAGGAGGTATGGAATGACTTCAGACAGGCAGCTGAAGCCCATAGACAGGTCCGCCAGCACGTCCGCAGCTTCCTAAAACCTGGCATGACCATGATCGAAATCTG TGAACGGTTGGAGGACTGTTCTCGTAAGCTGATAAAGGAAAACAAGCTGAACGCTGGCCTGGCCTTCCCCACTGGCTGCTCCCTGAACCATTGTGCTGCCCACTACACTCCCAATGCCGGAGACACCACTGTCCTGCAATACGACGACGTCTGCAAGATTGACTTCGGCACACACATCAATG GGCGGATCATCGACTGTGCCTTCACTGTCACATTTAACCCAAAGTATGACAAGCTGCTGGAGGCTGTGAGAGACGCCACCAATACTGGGATCAAA AACGCTGGAATTGATGTGCGCCTGTGTGATGTTGGAGAGGCAATCCAAGAAGTGATGGAATCATATGAAGTTGAACTTGATGGCAAAACATACCAAG TGAAACCAATCCGAAACCTGAATGGTCACTCAATTGGCCAATACAGAATACACGCTGGTAAGACTGTACCTATCGTCAAAGGAGGAGAAGCAACAAGAATGGAG GAGGGAGAGGTCTATGCCATTGAGACATTTGGCAGCACAGGGAAGGGTGTGGTCCACGATGACATGGAGTGCTCTCACTATATGAAAAACTTTGATGTTGGCCATGTTCCTATCAG GCTGCCCAGAGCAAAGCATCTGCTGAATGTAATCAACGAGAACTTTGGCACACTGGCATTCTGTCGCCGCTGGCTCGACCGCCTGGGTGAGAGCAAGTACCTGATGGCCCTGAAGAACCTGTGTGACCTGGGCATTGTGGACCCCTACCCCCCTCTTTGTGACACCAAGGGCTGCTACACCGCTCAGTTTGAGCACACCATCCTGCTCAGGCCCACCTGTAAGGAGGTGGTGAGCCGAGGAGATGACTACTGA